The nucleotide window TCTGGTCTGCACACACGAAAAGGTTTTGGAACATTTTCATGCTCCATCTTGGTTCTACTGACTGCTTCTTTTTAAGCTTTTAACAACAAAtcaagctttattttttccttaacaaaAACTTCCAAATCTGTCagagaaaacaaggaattaCCTTGCTTAGGTCAGATTCACAATAATCTTGATTACTGCCCTGGCATTTCATTGATCAAAGCACTAGGGAACTAATGAGAAAATGTACAATACAGTAGATTAACGTGGTCActtaattcttttctttttcttcttttcttttcttttcttttcttttcttttcttttcttttcttttcttttcttttcttttcttttcttttcttttcttttcttttcttttcttttcttttcttttcttttcttttcttttcttttcttttcttttcttttcttttcttttcttttcttttcttttcttttcttttcttttcttttcttttcttttcttttcttttcttttcttttcttttcttgtctaTTTCCACCTAATGAGCTGTTACAGAGAGTTCAAACAGAAGTTTATTGCTGGAGGTCACTGCACATCTTCTCCATTCACTAACAACCAATAAGCTATTTTGAACTCTTCCAGGAACATCCAAACACCCCTTCTGGGGCTGCCCCACTACAGGATCCCTGTAAAGCAGGTGCATGTACAAAGTTCTGGCAAATCAGTGCCTGTTAGATCTGTCAGGATATTCCTTACACAGTAATGAAGACCAAGTGAAGATTTGTGCCTGCATTGTTCTATTAAGTTCCTCTTGTTTCCATATCACAGCACGTGCAGTCAAAGCTATTTTGGTGCTTCACTGATCAAACTGATTTTTCCCTTTGATGATAATATGAAATATTATAGCATAATAGGGTTGTTATATAATCAAAGTCGACAGCAGGGAGCTAAATTTGTGTTGTTTTGATGAAGAGCACATTAGTGTGACATAAATAGACTAAtctgatttattattattatttctaatgCTTAATAATAGGGAATGGTAGGGGAAATGAGACTCTGGGGAATGAGAGTGCATCACAAAGTGATAGCAGACATTAGGATGTCTAGTCATAAGCAGTACCACTACTACCTGCTCATAGCTGAATTTCAAAAGAGCGAGTAGTGAGCAAGAGAAATTGTTCTGAAAGAGATAATATCTTAAGTGGAATAAACCCAATGATGTACTAgccaaaatattctgtgaaaagcaGTGTTGTGAGAAGAAATCATGTAGGGCAATAAGAAGTCAGAGACAGAACCGACAAAAGTCAGCTCACCTTTCACTGACTGGTTTTTCATGTTTAACTGAAAAGCTGGGATTAACCTTGGACAAAAGCATCCCTTTCACGATTCAGTCTGTTCCAGTTCCAGACAGCCCAAGCCATTATTCACACATCAGTCAAGAACCATAAAGACAACTAAAGAGAAAGGCAGATTTGGCTCTTGTTCTGATGTGCACATGTGAGGATTCTTGTGTCTGGCTGCTCACAAAGCAAAGTCCTGCTAAGAGTTTCCTTGCAAAAGAAACATCCTGCTATTTCAAAATCCCTTGTGTGGCAAAAATATAGGTTGGACAGAATTGTGGGCTCTTCAGCCAGAAACTAAAACAAATAAGCTTATTTTGAAAATCATTAATGCAGATACATTCagacaaaacattttcaaacatACACACTCATTatagcttttaaatttaaaagtatttttacgGACATCTACTCTGGCCCCTTCATATCAACATACACAGATTTCTTGAACTACATCTACAAACTTCAACTAAGCTAAAGCAGAGCTATTATAAAGCCATTAAGTTTAAATGCAAAGATTCTAAGTGGCAGATAACCCATGATATGCTGAGGTAAGTTTCTCCCTTGGTTAAACACCCTGTGTATTAAAATTGACTTTTCATTTATGGTTCCAGATAGAAAATTTAGTAACAAATCAGCTAGAGTATGTTAAGTTTTCAACCTCTCCAGTTCAACATGTTTTATAGGACATTTAAAGACGATTTTTATATGcagcagaaataatattttcttcctttcttaaaggaaaagaaaaaaattctatgcAATGTTTTATAAGACacaactgctttttttctttttaaagatttttctaaATGTCCTGTTACCAAAATTCTCCTTTGCCAGGCACAGAATTCAACTCCAAAACTCCAaaattttcctgcttctctgcaGTGTCAAATACACCCAGCAGCTGTACATGATATAGAGGTGCATATTCCAGGCATACTTCTTATCTCCATAGCAGGAAAAGAgacatagttttttttttttttttcacttctgggATAAcaaacaaagatgaaaaaagtgAATTTGGAGAGCACTGTGAACCCTATTGGCTGTCGGGGGAAGCAGCTTCGAGGTGTCAAACACTGAGGTGGTTTAACACATCCTGAAACTGCTTTTTTAGGTATTCTTGCTTTGATCCTTCTGCCATCAGCATTTGCCCTAGGACATGGTACTGGCAGCACAGCGCTGATGCACCCAGCTTGCCCCACACATTACTCTGAAAAAGTCCATCCTCATCCACCCTCGTTAAGAATCCTGTTAGTTCTTCACCAATCTTAATGGAGGATTTCATGCCACAGCAATTTCTACACCCAAAGGAAGCTGCATAACGGAGTCAAAGTCATGGATAACTTGCTTGTCATTTACTTATTGAAAGACAGATGTGGAGAACATGAGCATATTTGATAGTTAATCATGTAAAgccaaggagaagaaaacaaaggaggaaTGACACTCCTTATTTCTTCCTATTAATGCTCTTTATAAATGTCTCTTTGAGAAGGTATCAACATCCAtcagcacacagagctcagagctgggcacacaCCATCTAGTTTTAAGAGTAAAAAAAGGATTATTGCTTTTACACTGAGAGCACAAAATGGTAGAATCAGCAGGAGGTGATTAGTGCCAAAAAGAAATGGGTTTTGTATGGCAAATTAACACAGAAAGTGATTTAAAAGATAGAATTAAATCAGAGACAGAGGTGCAGGCTCATAAAACTCCCAGTCCTACCCTTGTAAAATCAAAGATAAATCTCCAAAAGCACTAAATCCCATGTAATCACTGGAAATTCCTATTCTCTTAAAAGGGAGCTGGATTAGGCCTCTAATTAAGTTCTGTAAAGTCTGTTTGGTCCAGATGAACAACTGAGAGATGGACAATGTCCAAGGAACAACTTTATGACATGGTCTCAACATCCTCCACTACAACTTGCCAACACAACTGCTCCTGCTGTTACCCTTCAAACACTGGAGTAAAACTATTTTTGCCTGTTACTGCTAAATGCATTTTGCGTTTGCCTAGCAAAAAAAGCAATATCACATCTAATCTCACAAGTTCCCAGTGAGCCAAACACAAGATACTGTCCCTTGAATTCTTCCTGAGACCAACAAAGGCTTTCCATTATTTACAAATCAAAAGCATTTAGAGACaatcatctgtatttttttatttaaaacaaggaaTGCCCTGTCACTattatataagaaaaaaatatacatccTCCTATTTATACCCATCTTAACCAAGCATTccaaaaaatataaatcctATTCATGCAGGTAATTGCTgcacaaaataataataataataataataataataataataataataataataataataataataataataataataataataataatttagaaataaaattaaaataacaaaatacacTTTCCTGTTCCAACAATTTTTCCAATTTATCCTAGGAATTCTCCTTGCAAATTGTTGGAACAGttgaaaattataaaattaaatatatttaaattaatatggTTATTTGCTTTTGATTATTAGTTCCGTTGCTagtttttcttgtgtttttgtTATGCATACCAGTTTTACAAAGTgcatgctttatttatttttttttaaattttgaactGGCAAGCTAAAATGAtccttctcctgccttttttttttaatgttaatacAATCTAAAATCTAGCATTAAAAAATTTACCATGATACACCTGGTATATTGACTGCTTATGGCGCATGCTTctcttggcaaaaaaaaaaaaaaaaaaaaaaaaaaaaaattggctcccctcccaccctcccCGTTCCTTTTGGAAGCAATCTAAAAAAGCAGGCTGGAACACAATTGCTTCAagggcagaagaaaaaaataattcctgatgctttaatttttgtcaCATGGCACTGGTTGTGGAATTGCACGCGCACGCACACGCACACGCACCCGGCACTCACACAGGCACACGCACACACACTGCAACCTGCTCGTGAGGAAAAAAGTTTGTTAGGTCAGGAGTGCCAGCGGCACATGAAGGCTCCCAGCTGTGTGTGCAACTTTGGATTTGGTACCCACTTCACGTCACCTTGAATCCTCTGACATCCACCAAGGGGGTAATGTAAGGCATACTTTGCTGGAACAGTAATAATCCATGCTTCATGCTCAAGAGCTGAGTCTCAGAGGAGGACTGGCTTGCTCTACTCCCTTTGGCCTCGCTCCGTCTCACTCAaggaacaaaaaacccaaaacaacaaagaactgggaaaaacaaggaaagcaaaataagacAAATCCCTTTAAATGGACTTTCGCCGTTTCATCAGCCTGTGGTTATCTGTAAAGCTGTGCAACCCAGGTGAGATGGAGCTGACAGGAGATGGGAAAAGGCTGTTTTTTAATGTGCTTGGTGAGATCTCCTCTATCTTGTAAGAGATGGAGTGAAAGTACTGGGGGTTCAGCTTCGAGCTGAACGAATTTTGGTGGGACACCACCCGGCTGGTGTACTCGTGGGACCTGTAACACATGCAGGAACAAACTGACTGAAGGTCTGTTACTTCGGCCTTGTACCGTGGCCGGCCATGCTGGGAGTCCTCTTGGATGTGGATAATCATGCTGTTGCGGTTCCCTGCCAGGGACGCCCGTTCCTCGGCATCCCTCCTCTCATCCTCACTGTTCATGGTCAAGAACCTGAGAACAACCAGATTTAGAAATGCCCCAATGACTGTCAACCCCACTAGAATGTACATAAAGCTAAAAGCCACATAGAGAGGCTTCTTTTGAAGGGCCCCTTTGGTCTGCAGGGCCACATAGTCTCCAAACCCTATCGTAGTCAATGTTATAAAGCAGTAATAGTAAGCATGGAAAAAGCTCCATTCCTCGTactgggaaaaggctgctgctCCAATGCAGAGTGTCCCCATGCAGGAGAAGAAACCCACAGTGACCATGTTTTCCATGGAGACCTCGGTGCTCCTCATGCCGCAGCACTTTTTGATGCGTTTCAAGAGGTACTTGACAAAGGTGTTCATGCGCTCGCCCAGGCTCTGGAACATGACGAGTGTCAGTGGGATCCCCAGAACTGCGTAGAACATGCAGAAGGCCTTCCCCGCATCCGTCCCTGGGGCAGCATGTCCGTAACCTGGGAGGGGGGATGGAAACACACCACAGTCAGCAAGGCAGGTGATTGTCACTAGATGACACAATAACCAAGGCTACAGGTGATGGTCACGGTTCCCCCATCACGCAAGCCACGCAAATTGCTCTGACGCCACAGCCAGATCCAGAGCTGAAGGGACGCTGCAGTCACACCATCTCCCCATAGCTCCTCACCCACACCCTGTGTCTGAAGTAAACAAGGCACAGAACAACAACATTCACGCATTTGTGGGAAAGGTGAAAGAATGAGCAATGCATTCTACCTCAATGTTATACCTCAACAATGTTGAGTCTCCTAAACAAGGTTATATCGCATTGATTAAATTTCATGTCTGTTCAGTGTCACAGGCAAAAGTGGAAACTTTGGAAATAGATGGACTTTCCCAGTGTTTTTGAGAGTAGTTAGTGTTGCTCTGTCCCAAAACCAGAGTATTGTGATGGCATTCAAATGTTGTGTCTGCTGACAGCATGGAGTTAACAACATCCACAGGCCCACCAGCCAAAGAAATTCCTTTTCAAACTCTCCCATACTGAATAAAGCTTTCTCCTAGACACATAATGAAAGTGACTAATTTCTGGAACACCATAGGAATTTAGGGATTTAATGTCCATTCTGCCTTTACTTACTGAAAGAATAAACAACTTACCAGCTTGTGCCATAGTTTTACAGCTTTGACAGTTAGTATGGCAAAGGCAATTTCATCAGGATGTTAAACTAATCCAAGAATAGATGATGTACCACATTTCATAACATAGTCTTCAGACAGTAAAATCATGGCTAAGCCTTTATTCTAAATCAAACCATAAGCAAGGGGCTGTTTTGATTTTATAATTATACCTATTCAGATtacattgctttaaaaatctaCATTTCTTACAGCTGAGATTTTAAGAGACTGTAGCAAAGTCTCCAAAATGAGATGGCTGGGACACACTTGGCCTTTCTGTCCATTCACCATGTGGGTACCACTATCTAAAGCCCCTTTACAGTCAGTGAGTACAACTATGTACTTCACAAGGGCAGTTCCTGTCGTGAGATGGCAGAGATGTCTAAAACAGGTCAGTGAGTTATTCTCAGGCGACAGCTATTTCTCTACAATCATTATAATAGAAATCTTGGGACAGAACTCTATTCAAGATTGATATACCTACATTTATGTATCTGCATGTGTTCAATGTGTCCAAACTCCTGTTATAGTCAATAAAAAATCTATGAAAACAGGCAGTAGTGAGTTATTTCACTGACCATCCCAAGTCTGGCAAGATGAAATGACAATTTTGACTGTTCATTGATCATGTTCATTAGGTCCCCATTAGACTGACTAGACATCTGTTGACTGCAGAAGAATTTAGGCACCCACAGCACTGGCAGACAGCTACCTGTAAACAGCCAAATGAAGATATCCTAATCATGATAGTCACCTTGAATGACTGTCTCCAGTGGAGTTGCCCGCATTGGAGATATTGAGGGTTTCAATCAGTCTGCCAGAAAGAATCATGTAGCTTTATACGAGACCCCTGAGACATCAGGATACCCATAGGTGGCTGGCAGATAAAACACAGGGCATTCAGCAGACCCACACTCATACAGATCTGAAGCTGGAGGACAGACCTGACATGAGATACCACTGAGGCAGGACCACTGAGGAGCCCTGCCCATTATCTTTAGACTCAGGTCATAGACCTGCTGCTCTTAATTTgtctaattatttttctaaactgttgACACTGCACACCTCCTCAATCTCCTGTGGCAACAAATTCCAGAAGTTCACTGTTATGTAAAAAaggtatattttaatttcatggaTATCTCCTTGTTTCAGCTAGAACACCTTAGTTACAGAATTGAAGTTCTAAATCTTCTTTATCTACCACCTTCATGTTTTCAGCTAAACTCAGCTTTATCTCTGCTCTCAGCTTTTTCCTGTCTAAACTGAAGCCACAACCTTTTTAACTCATATAGCAGAAGTCACTTTTCCTTGATCATTTCAGTGTCCTTCTCTGGACCTTCTGTAGCTCTGCTACACCAGTGCTGAGGTGCAGAACCCAGAATTCGACCTTCCTCTCAGGATGGGGCTGCATCTCAGTGTCTGCACTTTCACTTGAACTAAAATACGAACACCAGGCAACCTTCAAAATGTAAAGCAAGAGtagacaaggaaaataaaacaagaaaatcagCAAGAATCCCCTTCAAAAAGCAAAAGATTTATTCTCGGTCACTTGGTATTTGTTGATGGATAGGTTGTAAAAACCACTTTACAAAAGAAGCACAAAACTCAAAATAGGAGGTTCTTTTGCAAAGAGATTCACCTGTTGTATTGAGCCAGGTAGTCTGTTCATCATAAAAAGCAGTTTCCAAATTACCTGGAAAGGGAAGTGTCTTCACCAGATTGATGCTGGGTTAGTTCCACCTGATGGTCCCTCAATAAAGGCTATAATTGCCTCTCATTACTAAGATCAGCTTTTGAACTATAGGGGTGTTAATTAAACCAGGGACGTCTTTCTATTTTATAGCTTTAGTTACAGAtgataaagagaaggaaagcttccaaaaatgtgattttccagATGGTTGCAGAGATGGCAGTTGGTGGAAACAACTTTTACTTTGGgttctaaaaaaatatttggggtgaaaaaaagtttcttttgctCTCGCTAAATCCTTCTCATTAAATATATCCTCAAGAAACAGTTTAGGGACAtaataaaacattaatattaTGTGTTTGCATGTTATCTCACAGTTTAATTTCTAAGATTTGTCACAGACTTTGTAATTATTTATCCTATAAGATACAAATATATCCATATCCCTGTTTTACAGATAGGGAAGCACAGACACCAGCAGGCTTTAGTTTCCCTCCAATTCACATATGGAGATAGAATATCCAGAAATTCTGACTTCTATTCCGCCCCAAGTCATACTCACATTCCCCAACATCAGATAAACGTTTCTTACTGCATTTTCACCATGAATCTGGGGTAAAGAAAGGACATTATTCATGAAGCTGGAATAAGACTCTACAAATAGATTAATGTATAGAGGATTAGAGTCACATATTTATCCTATACAACATGGCTTTAAGGAATTGCCAGTGCCTCAAACACTCTGAAATGAGGGGTATGAAAATACACCAAAGACAGACCTAACTCTCCATTACTTAAGCATTGCAGAACCTACCCAGCACTGTACAGAATAATACATGGAAAGCAAACTGCAGCAGTGCATGTTCTCTGAAATTCAGTATTCTTCAAATCTAAAACAAGTCGTTGTCTTCTTAACATCAGAGACTGCCTCTAGGAAAAAGGGGAAGGTGAATAATTG belongs to Vidua macroura isolate BioBank_ID:100142 chromosome 1, ASM2450914v1, whole genome shotgun sequence and includes:
- the KCNK9 gene encoding potassium channel subfamily K member 9; translation: MALRTGTAWFGQVLRRVSRLQGTWSRRSSSLLCLSSSQEPEQAGGERPPPQHKLPRSSGSGGGRRRPPRQLLPCCSCCGLSEPRAARGGHGPLTRPLLAAMKRQNVRTLSLIICTFTYLLVGAAVFDALESDNEMREEEKLKAEEIRLKGKYNITSEDYRQLELVIMQSEPHRAGVQWKFAGSFYFAITVITTIGYGHAAPGTDAGKAFCMFYAVLGIPLTLVMFQSLGERMNTFVKYLLKRIKKCCGMRSTEVSMENMVTVGFFSCMGTLCIGAAAFSQYEEWSFFHAYYYCFITLTTIGFGDYVALQTKGALQKKPLYVAFSFMYILVGLTVIGAFLNLVVLRFLTMNSEDERRDAEERASLAGNRNSMIIHIQEDSQHGRPRYKAEVTDLQSVCSCMCYRSHEYTSRVVSHQNSFSSKLNPQYFHSISYKIEEISPSTLKNSLFPSPVSSISPGLHSFTDNHRLMKRRKSI